The sequence CGAATTTCTTGGCAACACCTTCATGTTCGCCCTCCTTGTGATAATAATTTTCAACTTCGCATTCAAGCTAACCCCCGTAAATACCCCGGAGCTCGCATCGGGGATACTCTGGATAGCGTTTCTCTTTTCAGGAACACTCGGTCTTGGGAGGTCGTTCCAGGTGGAAAAGGAGAATGAGTGCATCCAGGGGCTCGCCCTTACTCCGGTTGACAGGACTGCCATATACTGGGCAAAAACAGCAGGCAATATGATCTTCCTGGCAACGATACAGATAATCATCATTCCGGTTTTCATAGTCCTCTACAATCACAACGTAATGGAACATCCGCTTGAGATGATTACCGTGATTCTCCTTGGGGACTTCGGTTTCATGGCGCTCGGCACGATCATAGCCGCCATGTCTGTAAACCTGAAGGCGAGAGAACTCCTCCTCCCTGTGCTCCTCCTCCCTCTGCTAGTCCCCCTGATAATATTTGCCGCCTCGGCGACATCGGCGCTAATACATACAGGGAATCTGGATCTCTTTTATTCCAGGGCAAAATTGATGGCCGCCTTTGATATCCTGTTTTTTGTTGTATCTTCGCTGGTGTTTGAATATATTGTGGACGAATCATGAGTTACTTGGCAGGAGCATACGGAATTATCTGGCTGGCGATATTCGTCTACGCCTTCATAATAGACCGCAAGGTCTCCCGACTTGAGCGGGAAATCGAATCCCTTAAAAAATGATCCAGGAGATCCTTGATAAACCGGGATTCAGGAAGGGGATAGTCGCTCTTTCCGCATTCCTGATACTCTCGGCTCTCTACCAATCACTCATAGGCGCCCCCGACGCACAGGGAGAACCGGTAACATACCGGATACTCTACTTTCATGTCCCCACCGCAATTATGAGCTACCTTGGATTTTTCATTACCTTCGTAGGGAGCATCCTTTACCTGGTAAGAAAGGATATGAGGTTCGACAGGTGGGCGACCGCGGGCGCGGAGCTTGGTATCCTCTTCTGCACCCTCATGCTGTTGACAGGG comes from Nitrospinota bacterium and encodes:
- a CDS encoding heme exporter protein CcmB, with translation MKEFYQVTKAILMKDIKTELRSREFLGNTFMFALLVIIIFNFAFKLTPVNTPELASGILWIAFLFSGTLGLGRSFQVEKENECIQGLALTPVDRTAIYWAKTAGNMIFLATIQIIIIPVFIVLYNHNVMEHPLEMITVILLGDFGFMALGTIIAAMSVNLKARELLLPVLLLPLLVPLIIFAASATSALIHTGNLDLFYSRAKLMAAFDILFFVVSSLVFEYIVDES
- a CDS encoding CcmD family protein, whose protein sequence is MSYLAGAYGIIWLAIFVYAFIIDRKVSRLEREIESLKK